A stretch of the bacterium genome encodes the following:
- a CDS encoding thiamine pyrophosphate-dependent enzyme yields MIHKTKKNYLYKKPEGLTDNVTIYCSGCGHGIIHRLIAEVIDELGVREKTIGIAPVGCAVLAYDYFNFDVTEAAHGRPPAVATGIKRCLPDRIVFTYQGDGDLAAIGTAEIIHAAARGENITVIFVNNGVYGMTKGQMAPTTLLGQKTTTTPKGRDPYQHGLPIKVCELLATIEGVYYIERTKIDTVPDIIKTKRAIKKGFTYQIENKGFSLIEVLSTCPTNWKKTPKESMEWVGTEMAKFFPPGVYKDKGVKG; encoded by the coding sequence ATGATACATAAAACGAAAAAGAATTATCTCTACAAAAAACCAGAAGGATTAACGGATAATGTTACAATCTACTGTTCGGGTTGTGGACATGGAATTATTCACAGGTTAATTGCAGAGGTTATTGATGAGTTAGGTGTCAGGGAAAAGACCATAGGGATTGCTCCTGTTGGATGTGCTGTGCTTGCCTATGACTACTTTAATTTTGATGTTACTGAGGCAGCACATGGTAGACCTCCAGCAGTTGCCACAGGGATAAAAAGGTGTCTTCCTGACCGTATTGTCTTTACCTATCAGGGAGATGGTGATTTAGCAGCTATAGGTACTGCAGAGATTATCCATGCAGCAGCCAGGGGGGAAAATATAACAGTAATTTTTGTAAATAATGGTGTTTATGGAATGACAAAAGGGCAGATGGCACCCACAACACTTTTAGGGCAGAAGACAACAACAACACCAAAGGGAAGGGACCCATATCAACATGGACTTCCTATTAAGGTATGTGAACTCCTTGCGACTATTGAAGGAGTATATTATATTGAAAGGACAAAGATTGATACAGTTCCGGATATTATAAAAACAAAACGGGCCATAAAAAAAGGATTTACTTATCAGATAGAGAACAAGGGATTTTCACTTATTGAGGTACTTTCTACCTGTCCTACAAACTGGAAAAAGACCCCTAAAGAGTCAATGGAATGGGTAGGAACAGAGATGGCAAAATTTTTCCCACCAGGGGTTTATAAGGATAAAGGAGTTAAAGGATGA
- a CDS encoding DUF1614 domain-containing protein codes for MIFLPLSIFLILFFILLLPVFFFIIQIEIIRLALGKIGLSPSAAFMILLLSLIGSTINIPVYTREATVIPPETSFPYLHFFFGIPYESTKQVIAINLGGCIIPLLLCIYLLPKAPILPTFFATVITTIICFHISTVVPGLGVRIPALIPPLIAVLLAFLFSPGNKIPVAYISGVLGVIIGADILNLPHLGRYPGIMSIGGAGVYDGIFLVGIISALLA; via the coding sequence ATGATATTTCTGCCACTGTCTATCTTTCTCATTCTATTTTTTATTCTGCTTCTTCCGGTTTTCTTTTTCATTATACAGATTGAGATAATACGACTTGCACTGGGAAAAATTGGGCTTTCTCCATCTGCTGCATTTATGATACTTCTTTTATCTCTTATAGGAAGTACGATAAATATACCTGTATATACAAGGGAAGCGACTGTTATCCCGCCTGAAACATCTTTCCCTTATTTACACTTTTTTTTCGGTATACCTTATGAAAGTACAAAGCAGGTGATTGCTATAAATCTCGGTGGTTGTATTATTCCACTTCTTCTTTGTATCTATCTTTTACCAAAGGCACCCATTCTTCCTACTTTCTTTGCTACAGTAATAACTACAATTATATGCTTCCATATATCAACGGTTGTACCAGGACTGGGTGTACGTATACCTGCCTTAATTCCACCCCTGATTGCTGTTTTGCTTGCTTTTTTATTCTCCCCAGGGAATAAAATACCTGTGGCTTATATTTCAGGTGTTCTCGGCGTAATTATAGGAGCAGATATTCTAAATCTTCCACATCTCGGCAGATACCCTGGTATTATGAGTATAGGTGGTGCAGGTGTATATGATGGAATTTTTCTTGTAGGGATAATTTCAGCACTTCTTGCGTAG
- the radC gene encoding DNA repair protein RadC — translation MDRYNIPIKNWPEDEKPREKLLRYGEHTLTDTELLAILIRTGSKGETAIDIARKIMQQFGSFRNMSHTSINKWKDIKGLGRAKLCQIKAAIEIGRRFREEELKGKKVKLSGPEDVFFFLLPRMRDLKTEIFVILHMDSKNRIFEKTEIEEGTVNQANPIVREIFRKAMENFSVSIICVHNHPSGDPSPSKEDIEFTKSLVKAGEVLNIKVLDHIIIGEDTYYSFAKSGLI, via the coding sequence ATGGATAGATATAACATTCCTATTAAAAACTGGCCTGAAGATGAAAAGCCACGAGAGAAACTTTTAAGATACGGGGAGCATACACTTACAGATACTGAACTTCTCGCTATCCTTATAAGAACAGGAAGTAAAGGTGAGACAGCAATAGATATTGCCAGAAAGATAATGCAGCAGTTTGGTTCTTTCCGTAATATGAGCCATACAAGTATAAATAAGTGGAAGGACATAAAAGGTCTGGGCAGAGCAAAACTATGTCAGATAAAGGCAGCCATAGAGATAGGGAGAAGATTTAGAGAAGAGGAGTTGAAAGGGAAAAAAGTGAAATTATCAGGACCTGAGGATGTATTCTTTTTCCTTCTCCCACGGATGAGAGACCTGAAGACAGAGATTTTTGTTATACTCCATATGGATTCAAAAAACAGGATATTTGAAAAAACAGAGATAGAAGAGGGGACTGTTAATCAGGCAAATCCAATAGTAAGGGAGATATTCAGAAAGGCAATGGAGAATTTCTCGGTGTCTATTATATGTGTCCATAATCATCCTTCAGGGGATCCTTCTCCGAGTAAGGAGGATATAGAGTTTACAAAATCACTTGTAAAAGCAGGGGAGGTCTTGAATATAAAGGTGCTTGACCATATAATAATCGGAGAAGATACATATTACAGTTTTGCTAAAAGCGGACTTATATGA
- a CDS encoding GDP-mannose 4,6-dehydratase, whose product MKKILLTGCCGFIGSRVGEILLERGFSVAGIDEMNEYYDVRLKEWRLAHLTKYKNFSFIRQDISSPELKNVVRDFSPDAIINLAARAGVRASIKDPFIYFKANLEGTLNLLEIAKTLNIKNFILASSSSVYAGEKMPFNEDLPVNKPISPYAASKKSAEGLCYTYHYLYGIDMTIFRYFTVYGPAGRPDMSVFKFIKMIDEGIPLKIYGDGNQKRDFTYVDDIAEGTIRGLKITGFNIINLGGNHPYSINELISFIEKELGKKAVIEYKSFEKTDLVATWADIQKAKDLLDWQPLTGLPEGIKKTVQWYKENKHWLKNIKLVD is encoded by the coding sequence ATGAAAAAAATACTTTTAACAGGGTGTTGTGGTTTCATAGGAAGCAGGGTAGGCGAAATTCTGCTTGAAAGAGGATTTTCTGTCGCTGGTATTGATGAGATGAATGAGTATTATGATGTCCGACTTAAAGAATGGCGGCTTGCCCATCTTACAAAGTATAAAAACTTCAGTTTCATTAGGCAGGATATATCTTCTCCTGAATTAAAAAATGTTGTAAGGGATTTTTCACCGGATGCTATCATCAATCTTGCAGCGAGGGCAGGGGTTCGGGCGAGTATAAAGGACCCTTTTATATACTTTAAGGCGAATTTAGAGGGAACATTGAATCTTCTTGAAATAGCAAAAACCCTTAATATAAAAAATTTTATTCTTGCTTCCAGTTCTTCTGTATATGCAGGAGAAAAGATGCCTTTCAATGAGGATTTACCGGTAAATAAGCCTATTTCCCCATATGCTGCTTCAAAAAAGTCAGCGGAAGGGCTCTGCTATACATACCACTACCTATATGGTATAGATATGACAATATTCAGATATTTTACTGTTTATGGTCCCGCAGGACGGCCTGATATGAGTGTATTTAAGTTTATAAAAATGATAGATGAAGGGATTCCTTTAAAGATATATGGGGATGGAAACCAGAAACGGGATTTTACCTATGTGGATGATATTGCTGAAGGGACTATAAGAGGACTGAAGATAACCGGTTTTAATATAATAAATCTCGGAGGTAACCACCCATATTCTATCAATGAACTTATTTCTTTTATTGAGAAAGAACTGGGGAAGAAAGCAGTAATAGAATATAAGAGTTTTGAAAAAACAGACCTTGTTGCTACATGGGCTGATATTCAAAAAGCAAAAGACCTATTGGACTGGCAGCCGTTAACCGGACTTCCAGAAGGTATAAAGAAAACAGTCCAGTGGTATAAAGAAAATAAACACTGGTTGAAAAATATAAAACTTGTTGATTGA
- a CDS encoding NAD-dependent epimerase/dehydratase family protein, with the protein MKVMVTGGCGFIGSHLTDKLIEKGYSVCILDNLSTGEIKNLNPKANFYQMDIRDKNIKDIFEKEQPEFVFHLAAQINVRKSEEDPFFDIDVNIHGSVNVIRAFLNVKNRKKFIFASTGGVMYGDTDIFPTPETVEPFPLCPYGISKLTVEKYMVYFSAFYNLQFVSLRYGNVYGPRQNAYAEAGVIAIFSTNILEGKTPTVFGDGEQTRDFVYVDDVIRANITMMENKVTGIFNVGTGRETSVNQIFEYVKNASGKDVKKIHTDPKKGEIKRSCLSPDKIIRMTGWKPEVDIEEGIRKTFNWFKENSLR; encoded by the coding sequence ATGAAGGTAATGGTGACAGGTGGGTGTGGATTTATAGGCAGTCATCTTACAGATAAACTTATAGAGAAAGGATACAGTGTTTGTATATTAGATAACCTTTCCACAGGAGAGATTAAAAACCTTAATCCGAAGGCAAATTTTTATCAGATGGATATAAGGGATAAAAATATAAAGGATATTTTTGAGAAAGAACAACCGGAATTTGTATTTCATCTTGCAGCCCAGATAAATGTGAGAAAATCAGAGGAAGACCCGTTTTTTGATATAGATGTTAATATCCATGGCTCTGTTAATGTTATCAGAGCATTTCTTAATGTAAAAAATAGAAAGAAGTTTATATTTGCTTCCACAGGTGGAGTTATGTATGGAGATACAGATATATTTCCTACACCTGAGACAGTAGAACCATTTCCTCTATGTCCCTACGGGATATCAAAACTTACTGTAGAGAAATATATGGTGTATTTTTCTGCTTTTTATAACCTTCAGTTTGTTTCCCTGCGATATGGAAATGTATATGGACCGAGGCAAAACGCCTATGCAGAGGCAGGTGTTATAGCGATTTTCTCTACCAATATACTTGAAGGGAAAACACCCACTGTGTTTGGAGATGGTGAGCAGACACGTGATTTTGTTTATGTAGATGATGTGATAAGGGCAAATATTACAATGATGGAAAATAAGGTTACAGGGATATTCAATGTAGGTACAGGTAGAGAAACAAGTGTAAACCAGATATTTGAGTATGTAAAGAATGCATCAGGAAAAGATGTAAAAAAGATTCATACAGACCCTAAAAAAGGCGAGATAAAAAGAAGTTGTCTCTCACCTGACAAGATAATCCGTATGACCGGATGGAAACCAGAGGTAGATATAGAAGAGGGAATAAGGAAGACATTTAACTGGTTTAAGGAAAATTCATTGAGATGA